From a region of the Mucilaginibacter auburnensis genome:
- a CDS encoding putative quinol monooxygenase: MSDKPVNLFAKWQVKDGHLESVLKLLPELVEQTRKEEGNLFYTIHQSITDPNTIMLYEGYKNEDAVAAHRASEHFKAIALGQIVPVLDNREAVLATQLY; the protein is encoded by the coding sequence ATGAGCGATAAACCCGTAAACCTTTTTGCCAAATGGCAGGTAAAAGATGGTCACCTTGAGTCTGTATTAAAATTGCTGCCTGAGTTGGTTGAACAAACCCGTAAAGAAGAAGGTAACCTGTTTTACACCATCCACCAAAGCATCACTGACCCAAACACCATTATGTTGTATGAAGGTTACAAAAACGAAGATGCTGTTGCCGCACACCGCGCGTCTGAGCATTTTAAAGCAATAGCTTTAGGCCAGATTGTTCCTGTTCTTGATAACAGGGAGGCTGTGCTGGCTACGCAGTTGTATTAA
- a CDS encoding YidH family protein: MEEVNPKTKNISAGPADFMANERTFLAWIRTSIALMGFGFVIVKFALFVKQMAMIMGGKGVPPGKGYSAEIGTFMVVLGALMTVLSYIRYRHVDRQLGNNVYFPSKWLSLLVAGVLVVGAILLVFYLLPSVRQ; the protein is encoded by the coding sequence ATGGAAGAAGTAAACCCAAAAACAAAGAACATATCAGCAGGCCCGGCCGACTTCATGGCCAATGAGCGTACCTTTCTGGCCTGGATACGTACCAGCATTGCCTTGATGGGTTTTGGCTTTGTGATAGTAAAGTTCGCGTTGTTTGTTAAGCAGATGGCTATGATAATGGGTGGCAAAGGCGTGCCACCGGGCAAGGGCTACTCTGCCGAGATTGGTACTTTTATGGTAGTGCTTGGCGCGTTGATGACGGTGCTGTCTTACATAAGATATCGCCACGTTGACCGGCAGTTGGGCAATAATGTTTACTTCCCTTCCAAATGGCTGTCGCTGTTGGTAGCAGGCGTGTTGGTGGTTGGCGCTATTTTGTTAGTGTTTTACCTGCTGCCAAGCGTGAGACAGTAG
- a CDS encoding YceI family protein, translated as MKKISLLTIGLAATVLSAFAPAKTETYKIDTQKSNIEWTGKKVLGQHNGEIKLASGTIVTEDNVPAKGSFAINMASISNKDLTDDDSKGKLLGHLKSEDFFGVDKHPQAQFVTTKITKTGNGAISVAGNLTIKGITNAVSFPATYTVSGNTLTAKAANVKVDRTKYNIKYASKSFFDTIGDKAIDDEFTLNITLVATK; from the coding sequence ATGAAAAAGATATCACTCTTAACAATTGGATTGGCTGCTACTGTATTATCAGCATTTGCGCCTGCAAAAACCGAAACCTACAAAATTGACACACAAAAAAGCAACATTGAGTGGACCGGCAAAAAAGTGTTGGGTCAGCACAATGGCGAGATCAAGTTAGCATCAGGTACTATAGTTACCGAAGATAATGTTCCTGCAAAAGGTTCATTTGCTATCAATATGGCTTCTATCAGCAATAAAGATCTGACAGACGATGATTCAAAAGGCAAATTATTAGGCCACTTAAAATCTGAAGACTTCTTTGGCGTTGACAAACACCCGCAAGCACAGTTTGTAACTACTAAAATTACCAAAACCGGTAACGGCGCTATTAGTGTAGCTGGTAACCTTACGATAAAAGGTATCACCAACGCGGTATCATTCCCTGCAACCTACACAGTTAGCGGTAACACTTTAACTGCTAAAGCTGCTAACGTAAAAGTTGACCGTACCAAATACAACATCAAATATGCTTCAAAAAGCTTTTTTGATACCATTGGCGACAAAGCTATTGATGATGAGTTCACCCTTAACATCACTTTGGTTGCTACCAAATAA
- a CDS encoding SMP-30/gluconolactonase/LRE family protein, whose product MMNSFRSALTATAIALCCTQVYAQTKKPLITVKSMDPAFDKLVSKDAKAEILAEGFTWSEGPLWIEKHKMLLLSDVKENKIYKWTAGKGKEVYLNPSGYTGTIPRGGELGSNGLGLSNDGKLVICQDGNRQVVIMDAPLDKPEPKFKALAANYNGLKFDSPNDLTFMSNGDIYFTDPPYGLEKNVGDPLKEAPYQGVYRISKNGKVTLLTKEISRPNGIALFPGEKRILIANSDPAKPHWYVYDLDKNGLLTNEKIFYTAEMPKNGYSGVPDGLKIDKQGNVFATGPGGIFVLNSSGKLLGKIEVDDLASNCSFSADQKTIYVTNNRRVIKIALR is encoded by the coding sequence ATGATGAACTCTTTTAGAAGCGCGTTAACAGCTACCGCAATAGCGCTATGTTGCACGCAGGTATATGCACAGACTAAAAAGCCTTTGATCACCGTAAAATCTATGGACCCGGCTTTTGACAAACTGGTAAGCAAAGATGCCAAAGCAGAAATTTTGGCTGAGGGTTTTACCTGGAGCGAGGGCCCGCTTTGGATAGAGAAACATAAAATGCTGCTTCTCTCTGACGTAAAAGAGAATAAAATATATAAATGGACCGCCGGGAAAGGTAAAGAGGTGTACCTTAACCCATCCGGCTATACTGGCACTATTCCACGCGGTGGTGAATTGGGCTCTAATGGTTTGGGTTTAAGCAATGATGGCAAACTGGTAATTTGCCAGGATGGTAACCGCCAGGTAGTTATTATGGATGCGCCCTTAGATAAACCTGAACCAAAATTCAAGGCATTGGCTGCCAACTATAACGGCTTAAAGTTTGACAGCCCCAACGACCTTACTTTTATGAGCAATGGCGACATTTACTTTACCGACCCGCCATACGGTTTGGAAAAAAATGTTGGAGATCCGCTTAAAGAGGCTCCATATCAGGGTGTGTACCGCATATCAAAAAATGGCAAGGTAACCTTACTTACCAAAGAGATATCGCGCCCTAATGGTATCGCTTTATTTCCGGGAGAAAAAAGGATATTGATAGCCAACTCAGATCCGGCTAAGCCACACTGGTATGTTTATGATCTTGATAAGAACGGCCTTTTAACCAACGAAAAGATATTTTACACGGCCGAGATGCCTAAAAACGGCTATAGCGGTGTACCCGATGGTTTGAAAATTGACAAGCAGGGCAATGTGTTCGCCACCGGTCCGGGAGGTATTTTTGTGCTGAACAGCAGCGGCAAATTGTTAGGTAAAATTGAGGTGGATGACCTGGCATCTAACTGCAGCTTCTCTGCCGATCAGAAAACCATTTACGTTACCAACAACCGCAGAGTAATTAAAATTGCTTTGAGATAA
- the bla gene encoding subclass B3 metallo-beta-lactamase, with translation MRKNIIGKALAIIGLCCMSLFASAQTVKEPASLSPGWMRTYQPFRIVGNLYYVGTYDLACYLIVTPKGNILINTGLAASTPIIKSNIEALGFKLSDTKILLTTQAHYDHVGAMAEIKKLTGAKMMVDAADAGVMEDGGRSDYEYGGPTSAFAPVKVDAALKDGEKIKLGGTEITILHHPGHTKGSSSFVLNVKDDTKTWKVLIANMPTIVTDKPFSAVPGYPKISADYAYTLASLKAQQFDLWLSSHASQMDMHKKRKPGDAYNPSVFADRAGYDALVAGYEKDYKEKIK, from the coding sequence ATGCGTAAAAATATAATAGGCAAAGCATTAGCCATTATTGGCTTATGCTGCATGAGTTTATTCGCCTCCGCGCAAACCGTAAAAGAGCCGGCCAGTTTGTCGCCTGGATGGATGCGCACTTATCAGCCTTTTCGCATAGTGGGTAATTTGTATTATGTGGGTACTTATGACCTGGCTTGTTACCTGATTGTAACCCCTAAAGGCAATATTTTGATCAATACAGGTTTGGCAGCTTCTACCCCAATTATAAAAAGCAATATTGAGGCTTTAGGTTTTAAGCTCAGCGATACCAAAATACTGCTCACCACACAGGCGCACTATGACCATGTAGGCGCTATGGCCGAAATTAAAAAGCTAACCGGCGCTAAAATGATGGTAGATGCAGCTGATGCCGGCGTAATGGAAGATGGCGGACGATCTGACTATGAATATGGTGGCCCAACAAGCGCCTTTGCTCCTGTTAAAGTGGATGCGGCATTAAAAGACGGTGAAAAAATAAAATTAGGCGGTACAGAAATTACCATTTTACACCACCCCGGCCATACCAAAGGCTCAAGCAGTTTTGTTTTGAATGTAAAAGACGACACCAAAACCTGGAAGGTATTGATAGCGAATATGCCTACCATTGTAACCGACAAACCTTTTTCGGCCGTACCGGGCTACCCAAAAATTTCTGCCGATTACGCTTATACGCTTGCTTCGCTTAAAGCCCAGCAATTTGACCTGTGGCTATCGTCGCACGCCAGCCAGATGGATATGCACAAAAAACGCAAACCCGGTGATGCTTACAATCCATCAGTATTTGCCGACCGTGCAGGTTATGATGCATTGGTAGCGGGATATGAAAAAGACTACAAGGAGAAAATTAAGTAG
- the map gene encoding type I methionyl aminopeptidase: protein MSISSDSELNGMQLASDAVAITLRKMREYAKPGMSTKELDEYGGALLTQMGARSAPLLTYNFPGNTCICVNGEVAHGIPSADTILQEGDLLNIDVSAELNGFWADNGGSFVLGEDIHGHGKLVETSKEILKKAISNIKGGVRISDIGKLIETEAKKAGYTVIKNLTGHGVGRSLHEEPHEIANYQDRFNTTRFKKNSVVAIETFISTKSTIAEEQGDGWTLLGNKGGFVAQHEHTIMVTGGEPVIFTAQNGIWD from the coding sequence ATGTCTATATCAAGCGATAGCGAATTAAACGGAATGCAGCTGGCCAGCGATGCCGTAGCCATTACCCTCAGAAAAATGCGCGAGTATGCTAAACCCGGCATGTCAACCAAGGAGCTGGATGAGTATGGCGGTGCATTGCTTACCCAAATGGGTGCGCGTTCGGCACCGTTGCTTACCTACAACTTTCCGGGTAATACCTGTATTTGTGTTAATGGCGAGGTAGCGCATGGCATACCGTCGGCAGATACAATTTTGCAGGAGGGCGACCTGTTGAATATTGACGTATCGGCCGAGCTGAACGGCTTTTGGGCAGATAATGGCGGCTCGTTTGTTTTGGGTGAAGATATTCACGGTCATGGCAAACTGGTTGAAACATCAAAGGAGATCTTGAAAAAAGCCATCAGCAATATTAAAGGAGGAGTAAGAATATCAGACATTGGTAAACTGATTGAAACGGAAGCTAAGAAAGCCGGCTATACGGTTATAAAAAACCTTACCGGTCACGGTGTTGGCAGAAGCTTACACGAAGAACCGCATGAAATTGCCAATTACCAGGACAGGTTCAACACAACCCGTTTTAAAAAGAACTCTGTGGTAGCAATTGAAACCTTTATTTCAACTAAATCAACCATTGCCGAAGAGCAAGGCGACGGATGGACGCTGTTAGGCAATAAAGGCGGCTTTGTTGCTCAACACGAACACACCATTATGGTAACAGGCGGCGAACCAGTAATTTTTACCGCGCAAAATGGTATTTGGGATTAG
- a CDS encoding helix-turn-helix domain-containing protein: MKIPLTITEFIILSLAIQSMVMAIVLLYRSNRLNGNGWLSAIILSISFIAVVRIVSGCLHLEDTYPWITPLLFQPVMLVGPFIYFYARSLIYGKIRLRAKHAVHLLPVIKGAGPQIAFILFYSGLLSLPFIQSFYFTATAQLILFNVYLSDNLPLFISLLTYSILSYRLVRKHEAGASASTYKLKDIKWLKNLLRLFLSLVVLFAASLILNMQPIANRDEFTNAIFFIPLTGFTYWLSISSFLRQGKMTPDDVVTYNKVPARVYFSDEDAARHGAQLLALMIKDKPYLDPLLKLDTLAARLNITERAFSNLLNQHVGKSFNDFVNEYRVEAAKLKLADPNFDQYTIAAIAYECGFNSLATFQRCFKQFAGITPSQFLQQRKAGAQLVQQQ; encoded by the coding sequence ATGAAAATCCCTTTAACCATTACCGAGTTTATTATACTCTCGCTGGCGATACAGAGCATGGTGATGGCAATAGTATTATTGTACCGCTCAAACAGGTTAAATGGCAATGGATGGCTGTCGGCTATAATTTTATCCATATCATTTATTGCGGTTGTAAGGATAGTGTCTGGCTGCCTGCATCTGGAAGACACCTATCCCTGGATCACCCCGCTCCTGTTTCAGCCCGTTATGCTGGTCGGGCCCTTTATTTATTTCTATGCCCGCTCGCTTATATACGGCAAGATTAGGTTAAGGGCAAAACACGCAGTGCATTTGCTGCCGGTGATAAAGGGCGCAGGACCACAAATAGCTTTTATTTTATTTTACAGCGGATTGCTAAGCCTGCCATTTATACAAAGCTTTTATTTTACCGCAACCGCGCAATTAATTTTATTCAATGTTTATCTATCGGATAATCTTCCTTTGTTCATATCCCTGCTAACCTATTCAATTTTAAGTTACCGCCTGGTAAGGAAACATGAGGCCGGTGCATCTGCATCAACCTACAAACTAAAAGATATTAAATGGCTCAAAAACTTACTGCGCTTATTTTTGAGCTTAGTAGTACTGTTTGCAGCGAGCCTGATTTTAAACATGCAGCCGATAGCTAACAGGGACGAGTTTACCAATGCGATATTTTTTATTCCGCTGACGGGGTTTACCTACTGGCTAAGCATATCCAGCTTTTTACGGCAAGGCAAAATGACACCTGATGACGTGGTTACCTATAACAAAGTGCCTGCAAGGGTTTACTTTTCTGATGAGGATGCAGCGCGACACGGCGCGCAACTACTGGCATTAATGATTAAAGATAAGCCTTACCTCGACCCACTCTTGAAGTTGGACACCCTTGCCGCACGGCTCAACATTACCGAACGCGCTTTTTCTAACCTGCTTAATCAGCACGTAGGTAAAAGCTTTAATGATTTTGTGAATGAGTACCGCGTAGAAGCGGCCAAACTTAAACTGGCCGATCCAAATTTCGACCAATATACCATAGCTGCTATTGCTTACGAATGCGGCTTTAACTCCCTGGCTACTTTTCAGCGTTGTTTTAAGCAGTTTGCAGGGATAACTCCAAGTCAGTTTTTACAGCAACGAAAAGCAGGGGCCCAATTAGTTCAGCAGCAATGA
- a CDS encoding DUF3471 domain-containing protein encodes MKLAGKQYIFCVLATILLTIISLTAAAQNPLTKYAGTYERVVGNYHATVTVYIKDNKLRAKQSWDRKVRTFEQVGNDKFIIAMDGWAVEFKRDKQNKVAQMKVLGNEVWVKKQTDATAVYSFRMF; translated from the coding sequence ATGAAATTAGCAGGCAAACAATATATTTTCTGTGTATTAGCAACTATACTATTGACCATAATCAGCCTTACGGCCGCCGCGCAAAACCCATTAACAAAATATGCAGGAACATATGAGCGCGTGGTAGGTAATTACCATGCAACGGTTACTGTTTATATAAAAGACAATAAACTGCGGGCGAAACAATCATGGGACCGTAAAGTGCGAACATTTGAGCAGGTAGGTAACGACAAGTTCATCATTGCCATGGATGGCTGGGCAGTTGAGTTTAAACGGGACAAGCAGAATAAAGTAGCGCAGATGAAAGTGTTAGGGAATGAGGTTTGGGTAAAGAAGCAAACTGATGCTACTGCAGTGTACAGCTTTAGAATGTTCTGA
- a CDS encoding T9SS type B sorting domain-containing protein — MANLKSILFFLILLQVSFITNGQSALKLEIAKAPALKTLSSIQVHDIPTTITTPPNISYLSPQVFAINKPINLMVPNNTGGNIPAANYGQNVASIAFASALNQITGIVAEADGTLYAANYDSHEIMKVSPNGVISRYAGPVGYGTGANNGPLDQATFDNPDALVRDASGNLFVSDLGNNLIRKITRAGMVSTFAGNGTRGATNSPIGTMASFNYPRGMAIDATDNIYLADQGNNLIRKITPSGAVTTFAGTGSAGFTNGNIATATFDTPTAVGIDNAGNLYVADTGNGAVRKIATDGTVTTVATGLDRPRELRVDATNNIYVIAQNAGQLLRISPNGTVSKVADELGLTTAIALVLDGKGYAYVGRYGSIYKVSISGFTIDKPLPTGLSFNPQTGIITGTPTVMWPATNYTITAYNGGGSYSTTVNIAVDLTAKVPSVINFPVVQPDKLDQNNNYAPAATSNNLETPITFTSSNPAVATITPEGLVHLVGPGISTITANQAGNQNYTAANPVSQILTVIEHLYVDLPAFSAKTICSADFNVNAFIGDKLIPVTYTSSNTSVATISAQGDVKIVGPGTTTITILQNTTQQYYVSAIPKSQALTVGLPPAPQVSISPVYSGQCAGSAVTFTATGSNGGANPLYQWRVNNVAVNNTTNIFSSTTFKDGDQVTCTLINNDSPCLAGFPATSNTSIVALTNPVNTKVSIASSVNYVFPGTSITITANVTNGYPGAGYQWYVNGLLTGSNTAYLESKDFADGDEVRCVVAPANTCSLPAESQTLTIHLVDRVEIPNAFTPNADGINDTWFIKGLLGYPNCLVSVFDRNGQLLHRSKGYNTDWDGTTNGKSLPAATYYYVIDLNFQKKVMSGYVTILK, encoded by the coding sequence ATGGCCAACTTGAAAAGCATACTATTTTTTTTGATCTTACTACAAGTAAGTTTCATTACAAATGGGCAGTCGGCTTTAAAGTTGGAAATTGCTAAAGCGCCGGCTCTAAAAACACTTTCTTCAATTCAGGTGCATGATATTCCCACTACTATTACAACTCCACCAAATATATCTTATTTATCGCCGCAAGTATTTGCTATAAACAAGCCTATTAATCTAATGGTACCCAACAATACAGGGGGTAATATACCAGCAGCAAATTATGGGCAGAATGTTGCTTCTATCGCATTTGCAAGTGCTTTAAATCAAATTACGGGAATTGTTGCAGAAGCAGATGGAACGTTGTATGCCGCAAACTACGATTCTCATGAAATAATGAAAGTTAGCCCCAATGGTGTGATATCAAGGTACGCGGGGCCGGTGGGATATGGTACGGGTGCAAATAATGGCCCTCTTGACCAGGCTACCTTTGATAACCCTGATGCGTTGGTGCGCGATGCTTCTGGAAACCTTTTTGTAAGCGATCTGGGTAACAACCTTATCCGAAAAATTACGCGTGCCGGAATGGTCTCAACGTTTGCAGGTAATGGAACGAGGGGTGCAACAAACAGTCCAATCGGTACAATGGCAAGTTTTAATTACCCCAGAGGCATGGCTATTGATGCTACGGATAATATTTACCTGGCAGATCAGGGTAATAATCTGATCAGAAAGATCACTCCTTCAGGCGCGGTAACTACTTTTGCGGGAACGGGCAGTGCGGGTTTTACCAACGGTAACATCGCTACTGCCACATTTGATACCCCAACAGCTGTGGGGATTGACAATGCCGGAAATTTATATGTGGCTGATACTGGAAATGGTGCTGTACGAAAAATTGCTACCGATGGCACAGTCACTACAGTGGCCACAGGGTTAGATCGTCCGCGTGAGCTCAGGGTAGATGCAACAAATAATATTTATGTAATAGCACAAAACGCTGGTCAGCTGCTTAGAATATCGCCTAATGGTACAGTTAGTAAAGTTGCGGATGAGCTTGGATTGACAACTGCCATAGCCCTGGTGCTGGATGGTAAAGGTTATGCATATGTGGGTAGGTATGGTTCAATCTACAAAGTATCAATATCTGGTTTTACCATTGATAAACCATTGCCAACCGGCTTAAGCTTTAACCCGCAAACCGGCATTATAACGGGCACACCTACAGTTATGTGGCCGGCAACCAATTATACAATTACAGCTTACAATGGGGGCGGGAGTTACAGTACAACAGTTAATATAGCGGTTGACCTTACTGCCAAGGTACCTTCAGTAATAAACTTTCCTGTAGTACAACCCGATAAACTCGACCAAAATAACAACTACGCCCCGGCCGCTACAAGTAACAACCTTGAAACTCCCATTACATTTACCAGCAGCAACCCTGCGGTTGCCACAATAACACCAGAAGGGCTTGTTCATCTGGTAGGTCCTGGTATCAGTACAATCACCGCTAATCAGGCGGGAAATCAAAATTATACTGCGGCAAATCCGGTAAGCCAAATTTTAACGGTTATTGAACATTTATATGTTGATTTGCCTGCTTTCAGCGCCAAGACCATCTGCAGCGCTGATTTTAACGTTAACGCATTTATAGGCGACAAATTAATACCTGTTACCTATACCAGCAGTAACACCAGTGTAGCAACTATATCCGCACAGGGCGATGTGAAAATTGTTGGCCCCGGTACCACTACCATTACTATCTTACAAAATACTACACAGCAATATTATGTGTCGGCAATACCTAAATCGCAGGCGTTAACCGTAGGGTTACCTCCGGCTCCACAGGTAAGTATATCACCCGTTTACAGCGGCCAATGTGCGGGTTCTGCGGTTACATTTACAGCTACCGGCAGCAATGGTGGAGCTAATCCTTTGTATCAATGGCGCGTAAACAATGTAGCGGTTAACAATACTACCAATATTTTCAGCAGCACCACGTTTAAAGATGGTGATCAGGTTACTTGTACCTTGATCAACAATGACAGCCCTTGTTTAGCTGGCTTCCCGGCAACATCAAATACTTCAATAGTAGCATTAACCAATCCGGTAAATACTAAGGTTTCTATTGCTTCGTCAGTAAATTATGTTTTCCCGGGCACCTCTATAACCATTACTGCTAATGTAACCAATGGCTATCCCGGTGCCGGTTACCAATGGTATGTTAACGGACTTTTAACCGGTAGTAATACGGCTTACTTAGAAAGCAAGGATTTTGCTGACGGTGATGAAGTGCGTTGTGTAGTTGCTCCTGCCAACACTTGCAGTTTACCTGCCGAAAGCCAGACATTAACGATTCATTTAGTTGATAGGGTTGAAATTCCGAATGCATTTACACCCAATGCAGATGGAATTAATGATACCTGGTTTATAAAAGGTTTGTTAGGCTACCCAAATTGTTTGGTAAGTGTTTTTGACAGAAACGGTCAGCTTTTGCATCGTTCAAAAGGCTACAATACTGACTGGGATGGTACAACCAACGGTAAAAGCTTACCGGCCGCTACTTATTATTATGTGATAGACCTGAATTTTCAAAAGAAGGTTATGAGCGGGTATGTTACTATCTTAAAGTAA
- a CDS encoding SMP-30/gluconolactonase/LRE family protein, whose protein sequence is MRRSLINRSIVNGALTLLAVALVQCQSGTTSSGWQKKNDELIEQYKLTKRELTGVPQNGIPSNLEEGKVKSTATVDSAELYPGVKAKLFWGTGLMSAVITLDANAKIPEETLPADRLLFVMEGSVDQSINGAPVTMTALKRQAPDGENAGTPRTDFVYLEKGSKSALTAGAKGAKVLEVYSPFRLDYLTKAGVKNLPAEVKDVEATLEPNIKAGQVYDLYNVQLTPLAKGAHSRIISTKNVQLSFISMDPGSVFERHIHPEEQMMFVLRGGCDEILLDDEQAMKPGDVVRIPSNMVHGANIGDLGCDAIDMFWPARKDYLDKEKAAVSAFNSLIPADAKLELLIDGSKTKPGIIFGEGPKWMNGKIYMSSMYFDKDFNADPKRSSTLEIDPSGSYKAISAGKMQTNGLYPYKNGNLVVCDMMGHQVVEMTTKGQVVGVVANKYDGKSIDGPNDVITDAKGGVYFTDPQFTMEPTKFQPGRAVYYVSPDRKTVTRITKPNEFAMPNGIVLSPDGKTLYINNCYDDESWYPVKSEKDNYIWAYDVNPDGTISNGRQFAKLFLVDLVLDRKGRSSSADGMAIDKAGNIYVATYYGVQIFNNKGAFVGMINLPQFPVSLCFGDKDMKTLYIVSLNKVYKIRTNATGYINYL, encoded by the coding sequence ATGAGAAGATCACTGATAAACAGGAGCATCGTAAACGGTGCCTTAACGCTATTGGCCGTAGCGCTGGTGCAATGCCAGTCGGGCACAACATCGTCGGGGTGGCAAAAAAAGAATGATGAGCTTATTGAGCAATATAAACTAACCAAACGTGAGCTTACGGGCGTTCCGCAAAATGGTATCCCATCCAACTTAGAAGAAGGCAAAGTAAAAAGCACAGCCACTGTTGATAGTGCCGAACTGTATCCGGGTGTTAAAGCTAAATTGTTTTGGGGTACAGGTTTGATGAGCGCTGTTATTACTTTAGATGCCAATGCAAAAATACCTGAAGAAACTTTACCTGCCGACAGATTGCTGTTTGTAATGGAAGGCTCGGTTGATCAAAGCATTAATGGAGCACCCGTTACTATGACAGCACTTAAACGCCAGGCACCGGATGGCGAAAACGCGGGTACCCCACGTACTGATTTTGTTTATTTAGAAAAAGGCAGCAAAAGCGCTTTAACCGCTGGTGCTAAAGGCGCTAAGGTATTAGAGGTATACAGCCCTTTCCGTTTAGACTATTTAACAAAGGCCGGTGTTAAAAACCTGCCTGCCGAGGTAAAGGATGTTGAAGCTACTTTGGAGCCGAACATCAAAGCCGGTCAGGTTTATGACTTATACAATGTGCAGCTTACGCCATTGGCTAAAGGCGCGCACTCTCGCATTATCTCAACCAAAAACGTTCAGTTGAGCTTTATTTCAATGGATCCGGGTTCAGTATTTGAGCGTCACATCCACCCGGAAGAGCAAATGATGTTTGTATTGCGCGGCGGTTGCGACGAGATCTTATTAGATGATGAGCAAGCTATGAAGCCGGGCGACGTGGTACGCATTCCGTCAAACATGGTACATGGCGCCAACATTGGCGATCTGGGTTGCGATGCTATTGACATGTTCTGGCCTGCACGTAAAGACTATTTAGATAAGGAGAAAGCAGCGGTATCAGCATTTAATTCGCTTATCCCAGCTGATGCCAAATTGGAGCTGTTAATTGATGGCAGCAAAACCAAACCGGGCATTATCTTCGGCGAAGGTCCGAAATGGATGAACGGCAAGATCTACATGTCAAGCATGTATTTTGATAAAGACTTTAATGCTGACCCTAAACGCAGCTCAACTTTAGAGATTGACCCAAGCGGCAGCTATAAGGCTATCAGCGCAGGTAAAATGCAGACTAACGGCCTTTACCCATATAAAAACGGTAACCTGGTAGTTTGCGATATGATGGGGCATCAGGTAGTTGAAATGACCACTAAAGGACAAGTGGTTGGCGTTGTTGCTAATAAATACGATGGTAAATCAATTGACGGGCCGAATGATGTTATTACAGATGCTAAAGGTGGCGTTTACTTTACCGACCCGCAGTTTACCATGGAGCCAACCAAGTTCCAGCCGGGTCGCGCGGTTTACTATGTATCGCCTGACCGTAAAACGGTTACCCGCATAACCAAACCTAATGAGTTTGCTATGCCTAACGGTATTGTATTATCGCCAGATGGTAAAACACTTTACATCAACAACTGCTACGATGATGAAAGCTGGTACCCTGTTAAGAGTGAGAAAGACAACTACATATGGGCTTACGATGTAAACCCTGATGGCACTATCAGCAACGGTCGCCAGTTTGCTAAACTGTTTTTGGTTGACCTGGTGTTAGACAGAAAAGGCCGCTCATCAAGTGCCGACGGTATGGCTATTGATAAAGCCGGCAATATTTATGTTGCTACCTATTACGGTGTTCAAATATTCAACAATAAAGGCGCTTTTGTAGGCATGATCAACCTGCCGCAGTTCCCAGTAAGCCTTTGCTTTGGCGATAAGGACATGAAAACCCTTTACATTGTTAGCTTGAACAAAGTTTATAAAATACGCACTAACGCTACGGGGTATATTAATTACTTGTAA